A genomic region of Helicoverpa zea isolate HzStark_Cry1AcR chromosome 8, ilHelZeax1.1, whole genome shotgun sequence contains the following coding sequences:
- the LOC124632839 gene encoding U-scoloptoxin(01)-Cw1a-like, producing the protein MCGEMGKAVLRALTGALLCGLVSDAAYLQQYDPYEHYEQAVIRPKPLREHEKPQDLRNVPGTPGVDFPIYHSVPDTSFSCDHVPVRPGMYANVETGCQAYHVCHDGREGQQGASFLCTNGTLFDQAKFACDWWYNVDCSKAITLYKLNADPYHNPYIPKPKPEEVAPAHGIFYRKI; encoded by the exons atgtgtggggaaatGGGTAAAGCGGTGTTGAGAGCGCTCACCGGCGCGCTCTTGTGCGGTCTCGTGTCTGATGCCGCGTACTTGCAA CAATACGACCCATATGAGCACTACGAGCAGGCAGTCATACGTCCGAAACCCCTCAGAGAGCATGAGAAGCCACAAGACTTAAGGAACGTCCCCGGCACGCCAGGAGTTGACTTCCCGATATACCACAGCGTGCCTGACACTAGCTTCTCGTGTGACCATGTGCCTGTGAGGCCGGGGATGTATGCTAATGTGGAGACGGGGTGCCAG GCTTACCACGTATGCCATGACGGTCGCGAAGGGCAGCAAGGAGCTTCGTTCCTCTGCACCAATGGAACACTCTTCGACCAGGCTAAGTTTGCCTGTGATTGGTGGTACAACGTCGACTGTTCTAAGGCCATCACGCTTTATAA GTTAAACGCAGATCCTTACCACAACCCGTACATACCAAAACCAAAACCTGAAGAAGTGGCACCGGCTCACGGAATCTTCTACagaaaaatatag